The genomic segment GAACACCAGTGCCGGCAACGACAAATGCCGTGGCTGTAGAAATGTTGTATGTGCCGGAACCATCACCACCGGTGCCGACGATATCCATAGCATTTTCAGGGGCTTGGACGGATAAAGCTTTGGAGCGCATGGTTCGAACGGCACCCGTGATCTCCTCCACAGTTTCGCCCCGAACCCTGAGTCCCATCAAAAACGCGCCGATTTGTGCCTGGGTGGCGTCACCCGACATGATGATGTCAAATGCACTTTCGGATTCTGCTTCGCTTAAAGTCGTGCCGTCGGCAATCTTGCCGATAAAGGCCTTCATATCGTCAGCTTGTGTGTTCATGCGGCAGCCTTTCCCCCTGAGGCGATGGTTAGAAAATTCTTCAATATTGTATGTCCGTGATCGGACGCGATGCTTTCGGGGTGAAACTGCACCCCATGGACGGGCAGGGTCTTATGCGACAACCCTTGAATGATCCCGTCGTCGCTTTCAGCGGTGATCTCAAAGCAATCGGGCAGGCCTTCTCTCGCGACCGTCAGCGAATGATATCGGGTCGCTGAAAACGGCGACGGTATTCCGTGAAACACACCGGTCCCCGTGTGGCTGATCTGACTGACTTTGCCATGCATTGGTTTCGGTGCGCGCACGACCGAGCCACCAAATATTTGACCAATGGTTTGATGACCGAGACAGACCCCGAAAACAGGGATTGAGGAGGACGCTTTTTCGACAAGGTCCAAGCAGATTCCAGCTCGGTCAGGATCGCAAGGTCCTGGCGAAATGACGATCCCATCTGGCCGCAAAGCAATAACGTCGTCGGCGCTTAAAGCGTCATTACGATAGACATCAACCTCCGCCCCCAACTCCCCAAGATAATGCCGAAGGTTGTAGGTGAAGCTGTCATAGTTATCGATTAGTACATACATTTCAGTCTTCTATGTATTTCTCTTAAAGCGTAATATTGATTGATTTCCCGGCAATACCGCCAGCCGCAAACCCCATTTACGCCCTATCTGAAAGAATGCAAGCCCCACGGGGATGCGTCAACCATGTGGTTTGCAGTGTTTAAAGGCAGTGGAAGGCAAAAAATGATTGAAACTGCAACTGCAAATATTTTTCAGTGTCCAGTCGAGTGTCCAGTCGACGGTTTTTTGTGTCCAGTATCAGCCCCAATTCAGCGCAGCAATAAGATACTTGCCGATTTGTGGGTATCGCTAAATTTCAACGGGTTAGGTGTGGGTTACTAGACAGTTCAATATACTGTCCCTTTAATTATTTTCAGGGAAGTCGAAAATCTTTTTTGTTCGCGAACATTTTAGGCTTTGCATCCGGAATCAAACTCCGCCTACTTATTGGGTCGAAAATCTTAACAATATAAGGAAATTCGACAAATGGCCTTTAACTTCCCCCCTGATCACGAAAGCCCTTCAAAAAAGAAGCGCGCTGAACAAAAACGCAAAATTGATGCTCGTAAAAAGCACGAGACCGACTTGGAAGCCGACAGCAAAGAGCGGCAGCAGAGAGTGCGGGATAAGTATTCGAGTTTAGGCTCAACTGGAAAAAAAGTTGAGGAAACATCAAGGACGAAAAAGAAGGCTGCTTCAACCAAATCTGGGGTCGACTGCCACACTTGTATTAGCACCAAGAGTATACACCGATTACCACTTGACGGTAGTACGTTGTATGGCATAGGCGTGGCGCCATTCAACAAAAACATTTCTTACAAATGTGTGCCCGGTTTAGTTTGGGGGTGCAATTGGGAGAAAGCATGAGGTCAATCAAGGCGTTGATTGGTGCCATCCTGGAGTATCTGAATTAGGAAGCCAACTATTTTGGCGAATGCGAGATTTTTCTCGGCGCCGGATAGATGTCCGTAATTCTTAACAAGTTCGTCTTTGTATGGCTGAGGATCAATGAGGGAAAAAGAAATAGCTCTCCATCCTAGGCTTTCAATTTGGTCTACTTTAGACGGGGCTTTGCCTGTCTCTTGTAATTTTGCGATGGCACTTGCGGCTTTGCCTGAGCCACGTTTTGCAGCTGCGACGTATTGGGACAGGGCGGGCTGGAAATTTCCAGTCCGCTCCACTTCCGCGTGCAACTCTTGACCCTTTCGGAAGTCTGTAACTCCTTGGTTCAAACCCTTTTTAACGACCATTTTTCGGTAAGCTTTGCCCAATTCCGCCATGGCAGAATAGTAGCCCAGGTTATGTGACTTGAGATATAAATTGATGCCTTTTATTGGGTCCCAGGAGACGCCGCATCCCTGCATATAAAGTTCACCTAGTAAGCTGGGTGCATATGGGTCTCCTTGGGCAATGGATCGTTTGAACCAAACAATAGTTTGTTCGATGTCCCTGGGAAGACAGTTGTCTTCATCTACATAAATGAACCCGATGCGGTAGAGCATTTCGCTGTTCCCGAGGCGGGCCGCGAGGGCCATCCATTTTTTAGCCTCTTCTTCATTTTTCTCGGTGCCTTCCCCCAACTGAAACGTCTCAGCCAGAGTTAGCGCTGATTGGGCGTGGCCGTCATTGGCGGCCTGGGTTAGCCAATATACTGATTTTGCATGATCTTTTGGGACGCCCCAGCCACGCTTGTAGGCGGTACCAAGTTCGTCTTTCGCACCGGTATGGCCTTGCTCAATAGCCTTGCGGAGCCAGAATACGCCCTTTACAGGGTCATAATCGGGAAGGTTCTTAAATTGGTATGAGTCCCCCAACCTGAATTGCGCCTCTGCATCACCGGCCTCGGCGAGCGTCCGCCATATATCTCGCGCCCCCCTGATATCGGAATTATCCATGGCTTTCCAGGCGCGTTCGTGATCAGACAAATTGGTGCAAGCGGAAATGATGAACACGAGTGCCAGACACGCCAGTATTCGCATAATTGAAATGTCCCCCGATTAGGTTTGGTAAGTGTATTTGTTCTAAAGGCTTCTATGAAAGGACTAGGCGGATTTTCTCGATTTAACATTCCGATCCCCCTTGACCTTCCAGTTGCTGGAAGGACCATATAAACATTACAGTGTGCTATAATGTTTGAAGTGAGACCTTTCCATGAATGATGTCGCCACCAACACCCATCTTGATCCTGTCTGTGGAATGACCGTCGATCCGACGACGTCTTCGCATCATTTCGCTCATGATGAAGCGGATTATTATTTTTGCTGCAATGGTTGCAAAACGAAATTCTCTGACAGTCCGGAGTATTATTTATCGGGCCAAGCGGCGCGAGATAAAGCGGCTAAGGAAAAAGCCTCGGCAGAGGCGGAGTTTACCTGTCCCATGCATCCGGAAGTGGTCCAAATAGGGCCGGGGGATTGCCCCGCCTGTGGCATGGCGTTGGAGCCAATGGAGGTCAGTCTCGATGATGGCCCCAACCCTGAACTCATCGACATGACCCGGCGGTTCAGGATCGGGCTGGTTCTGGCGTTGCCACTGGTTGTGCTGGCAATGGCGGCACACATCCCCGGCGTGACGGTCCCAGAGGCCGTACAAGGCGTCGCTGGGGTCTGGCTGCAGGCACTATTGGCGACACCTGTGGTGTTGTGGGCTGGCTGGCCCTTACTGACCAAGGGGGTTGGCTCAATTGTGTCCTGGAACCTGAATATGTTTTCCCTCATCTTGGCAGGTACGGGGGCGGCTTACCTTTATAGTGTTGCGGCCACGGTTGCGCCGGGGGTATTCCCCGAAACCTTGCGCATGGCCGACGGCACCATTGGTGTGTACTACGAGAGTGCGGCTGTGATTGTGGTGTTGGTGTTGCTGGGCCAGGTGTTGGAGCTCAAGGCCCGTGATCGGACGGGGGAAGCGCTGAAAGGGTTGCTGAACCTGGCCCCGGACAATGCGTCCCGCGTGGCCGAGGATGGATCTGAGAAATCCATTAGCCTGGAAAATGTCCATGTAGGGGACTGCCTGCGGGTGCGGCCTGGCGAACGGGTTCCTGTCGACGGGCAGATTTCTGACGGCGAAAGCCACATTGATGAATCGATGATCACCGGCGAGTCTGAGCCTGTGCGAAAAGCTGTTGGTGCTACGGTGATTGGCGGGACGGTGAATGGCAAAGGATCATTCTTGATGAAGGCGGAGCGGGTCGGGCGCGAGACCATGCTGTCGCGGATCGTTCAGATGGTGGCGGAAGCCCAGCGGACCCGTGCACCCATCCAAAGCACGGCGGACAAGGTGGCGGGAATATTTGTACCCTTGGTCGTGGCCGTCGCCGTCTTGGCGTTTGTTGTTTGGTGGATTTATGGGCCTGAACCATCGTTAAGCTATGCGTTGGTAGCGGCGGTCTCCGTCCTGATCATTGCCTGCCCGTGTGCCTTGGGGCTGGCAACACCGATGTCGATTATGGTCGGTACCGGACGGGGCGCGGAAGCCGGCGTTCTGGTCCGCAATGCCGAAGCCTTGGAAACCCTAGAGAAGGTCACCACGGTCTGTGTCGATAAGACCGGGACCTTAACCGAAGGCAGGCCTATTTTAACCGCCGTGCACCCAGCTGAGGGAGTCGACGAAAACGATCTTTTGTCTGCTGTCGCTGGTCTGGAACGCGGCAGCGAACATCCAATCGCCGCCGCCATTGTCGCCGGGGCTGAGGCGAGGGGAGTGAGTATCCTTGAACCTTTGGATTTTGAGGCTGTGCCGGGGTTTGGAGTGCGGGGCACTGTAAATGGGGAATCGGTGATCGCGGGGACTGAAAAATTTCTAGTTGATCAAGGGATAGCTTCACCCACAATTTCATCAGATGACACCGGCAGTCGTGTTTATATCGCCGTGGATGGGCAGTTCGGTGGAATATTGGAGGTCGCGGATGCCGTCAAATCTAATGCCAAGGAGGCGGTGGAACGTCTTCAAGGTATGGGTATACACGTTGTGATGATTACGGGTGATAACCGGGAGACCGCCCGCCATGTCGCAAAGGAAGTCGGCATTGACGTTGTTCATGCCGCGGTATTGCCTGAAGGCAAAGCAGAGATTGTGAGAGATCTCAAAGATAATGGTCAGGTCGTCGCCATGGCTGGCGACGGGATCAATGATGCGCCAGCCCTGGCAATTGCCGACGTGGGAATTGCGATGGGAACAGGCACAGATATTGCTATTGAAAATGCCGGGATTACGCTCTTGAGGGGTGATATTGCCGGGATTGCTCGCGCCAGACGGCTGAGTACTGCAACCTTAAAAAACATCCGGCAGAATTTATTCTTTGCGTTTATTTACAACGGATTAGGCGTTCCCGTTGCGGCAGGGGTTTTGTTCCCAATCTTCGGCGTAATGCTAAGTCCGATGATCGCGGCAGCGGCAATGAGCTTGAGTTCAGTGTCGGTTATTGGAAATGCGCTACGGCTGGGCAGCATAGATATAAAGGGAAATGAAGAACGATGAACATTGGAACCGCATCTGACCTATCTGGCGTACCGCCGAAAACGATTCGTTATTATGAAAGTATTGGGCTGATTCCGGCAGTACTCCGAGCCGAAAACGGATATCGGGATTACGCCCAGGATGATGTCGAGACCTTACGATTTATCAATCGGGCGCGGCGAT from the Rhodospirillaceae bacterium genome contains:
- a CDS encoding aminodeoxychorismate/anthranilate synthase component II, with translation MYVLIDNYDSFTYNLRHYLGELGAEVDVYRNDALSADDVIALRPDGIVISPGPCDPDRAGICLDLVEKASSSIPVFGVCLGHQTIGQIFGGSVVRAPKPMHGKVSQISHTGTGVFHGIPSPFSATRYHSLTVAREGLPDCFEITAESDDGIIQGLSHKTLPVHGVQFHPESIASDHGHTILKNFLTIASGGKAAA
- a CDS encoding sel1 repeat family protein; the protein is MRILACLALVFIISACTNLSDHERAWKAMDNSDIRGARDIWRTLAEAGDAEAQFRLGDSYQFKNLPDYDPVKGVFWLRKAIEQGHTGAKDELGTAYKRGWGVPKDHAKSVYWLTQAANDGHAQSALTLAETFQLGEGTEKNEEEAKKWMALAARLGNSEMLYRIGFIYVDEDNCLPRDIEQTIVWFKRSIAQGDPYAPSLLGELYMQGCGVSWDPIKGINLYLKSHNLGYYSAMAELGKAYRKMVVKKGLNQGVTDFRKGQELHAEVERTGNFQPALSQYVAAAKRGSGKAASAIAKLQETGKAPSKVDQIESLGWRAISFSLIDPQPYKDELVKNYGHLSGAEKNLAFAKIVGFLIQILQDGTNQRLD
- the cadA gene encoding cadmium-translocating P-type ATPase; protein product: MNDVATNTHLDPVCGMTVDPTTSSHHFAHDEADYYFCCNGCKTKFSDSPEYYLSGQAARDKAAKEKASAEAEFTCPMHPEVVQIGPGDCPACGMALEPMEVSLDDGPNPELIDMTRRFRIGLVLALPLVVLAMAAHIPGVTVPEAVQGVAGVWLQALLATPVVLWAGWPLLTKGVGSIVSWNLNMFSLILAGTGAAYLYSVAATVAPGVFPETLRMADGTIGVYYESAAVIVVLVLLGQVLELKARDRTGEALKGLLNLAPDNASRVAEDGSEKSISLENVHVGDCLRVRPGERVPVDGQISDGESHIDESMITGESEPVRKAVGATVIGGTVNGKGSFLMKAERVGRETMLSRIVQMVAEAQRTRAPIQSTADKVAGIFVPLVVAVAVLAFVVWWIYGPEPSLSYALVAAVSVLIIACPCALGLATPMSIMVGTGRGAEAGVLVRNAEALETLEKVTTVCVDKTGTLTEGRPILTAVHPAEGVDENDLLSAVAGLERGSEHPIAAAIVAGAEARGVSILEPLDFEAVPGFGVRGTVNGESVIAGTEKFLVDQGIASPTISSDDTGSRVYIAVDGQFGGILEVADAVKSNAKEAVERLQGMGIHVVMITGDNRETARHVAKEVGIDVVHAAVLPEGKAEIVRDLKDNGQVVAMAGDGINDAPALAIADVGIAMGTGTDIAIENAGITLLRGDIAGIARARRLSTATLKNIRQNLFFAFIYNGLGVPVAAGVLFPIFGVMLSPMIAAAAMSLSSVSVIGNALRLGSIDIKGNEER